DNA from Chrysemys picta bellii isolate R12L10 chromosome 13, ASM1138683v2, whole genome shotgun sequence:
catttctgttGCGGGCTGTATTGTACAACTGTATTGCTTTGCTTGTCTGGTAGCTACAGAATGTTGTCTTCTAGCagtgatgtcttatgatcggtatttagccaTATGCAAACCCCTGCATTATGCAGCCCTTATGAATGATCAGTTTTCCCTCCAGCTAGCAGTTGGGTCTTGGCTAAGTGGCTTTACAGTCAGTACCAACACAGCATGTTGGATGTCACAAATGATTTTCTGTGGacccaatgaaattgaccatttcttttgtgattaCATCGCATTGCTCAAATTGTCCTGCAGTGACACCAGCAAGATGGTTCTTGTGATCTTCCTTCTCTCCTTCATAATGATTCTTCTTCCATTTCTCTTAACCCTGACATCTTACGTGTGTATCATCAGCACCATcttgagaatcccttccaccacgGGAAGGCAAAAGGCTTTTTCCAcatgctcctctcacctcatcatGGTCACAATTTTCTATGGGACCCTAATCATTGTGTACATGCTCCCAGACACTGCTGAATTGCGAGACCTGAACAAAGTGCTCTCTGTCTTCTACACTGTCCTGACTCCCCTGgccaaccccctcatctacagcctgagaaacaaagaggtcaaGGAGTCCCTGAGAAAAGCTCTAAGTAAGACTACGACTTTTATAACCAATCACAAACTATCTTGTAGGCATTTATGGTAAGTTGCAATCAAATATAtagaaagtatcagggggtagccgtgttagtctgtatctacaaaaacaacaaggagtctggtggcaccttaaagactaacagatatatagAAAGGGAGCTCATCATGTGATGCAATGTAGCAAACCACAGCTCATGTGGGTGTCCTTAATTATTAGGGCTGTTCTATTACCTATAGTAAGACCCCAAGTGTGAGGAAGGGCCAGTTTAAAAGTATGGACTGCAGGGCCAGTATAGGTTGACTCATAAGATACAGTCTGGATGGACCCTGGATCTGTTTGCGGTAATGTGAGTCAAACGAGCTGCACTGAAAGATGGGCAGGGATTTTAGGGGTTTAAGTAGCGATGAATTTCTCCTCAGTACAGACGGTCTACATGAGGTAcacattgtttgcagtgttgttgtagctgtgtttgtcccaggatattaaagacacaagttgggggaggtgatatcttttagtggaccaacttctgctggtgaaagagacaagcttttgctcTTACatggagcttttcttcaggttggAGAAAGGTACTCAgaatcacagctaaatacaagggtgGAAtagataaggagttaacacatgttgcaagaaatCATTGAAGGTGAAGTAGGCAGTTAACACTTCTACAATAATCGGACAAtgtggggttagtgggttacagatggttATAATGTGCCAGAAATCCAGTCTCTTTGTTAAGAACATGCTTTTTTGCTGTCTAGCAGATTTATGAATGTAAGTATAATTAAAAATTACAATGCATACTCACTGGgggccacatcctgaaagaaatctttcccaaactccttcttttggccttcaaacaaccccccaacatCACCACGCTCATTATCAGAAGCTCCCCACCAGGATCCACCAAAACAAAGCAGCACCAACccctgccataacaacagatgcaaaatttgGAGACATATATCCACTGCTACAATGGTCAATATCCTCACAAGGCACCTTTCAAGTTCCATGGGCctaacatgtggtgtacctcatccagtagGCATTCTCAGAGCAAGCCCAACTGCACACAAAATGTCAGGAAGAGGAGGCAGCTTCTCTTATAAGCTTTAGCCCACTGTTCAGGGCACTCACCAAAAATATGGGAGACCCCCAGGTCAGTTTCACTCTCTGCCTGAGAAATAGAAGGGATTCAAACATGGGATTTCTTTGTTTTGGCTACATGCTCTAAACACTGACTTAAAGGTAGGTTTGAAGGAtgagatttttattggtaaatgagGGTAATCATCAATTTCAccctacacacacaaaacaacaaaaatatttcctttgaatAGAAATTTATggataggcaaagtaagacaaATGCTGCTTGGGAACTTATTAGAATTTGATGTAAGGATATTTACCTTGTATATTTTGTTATGTGATTTCAGTTTCTGTTTTAGtgattataaagctttaactttttgaaattaACGTCTCCTGTCGTTAAATAATGACCCACTCTCTTGTCTGTACCCCCCCATTATTTCCCACAACTATGAAcatttaaactgataaaaatcagaaaaaaatacttaaaatttATGATATTGCACAACTGTGATAGTTATCAGAGgcgtagccgtgttaatctgaatctgtaaaaagcaacagagggtcctgtggcacctttaagactaacggaagtattgggagcataagctttcatgggtaagaacctcacttcttcagatgcaagtaatggaaatttccagaggcaggtataaatcagtgtggagataacgaagttagttcaatcagggagggtgaggtgctcttctagcagttgaggtgtgaacatcaagggaggagaaactgcttctgtagttggatagccattcacagtctttgtttaatccagatctgatggtgtcaaatttgcaaatgaactggagctcagcagtttctctttggagtctggtcctgaagtttttttgctgtaagatggctacctttac
Protein-coding regions in this window:
- the LOC135975117 gene encoding olfactory receptor 11A1-like; this translates as MEDSKWGNQTGVTEFILLGFGNLPELQVLLFLLFLVIYIVTMAGNILIVVLVVADQHLHTPMYFFLGNLSCLETCYTSNILPMLLASLLTGDRTISVAGCIVQLYCFACLVATECCLLAVMSYDRYLAICKPLHYAALMNDQFSLQLAVGSWLSGFTVSTNTACWMSQMIFCGPNEIDHFFCDYIALLKLSCSDTSKMVLVIFLLSFIMILLPFLLTLTSYVCIISTILRIPSTTGRQKAFSTCSSHLIMVTIFYGTLIIVYMLPDTAELRDLNKVLSVFYTVLTPLANPLIYSLRNKEVKESLRKALSKTTTFITNHKLSCRHLW